The following proteins are co-located in the uncultured Draconibacterium sp. genome:
- a CDS encoding relaxase/mobilization nuclease domain-containing protein: MVIVIHQSSSTQNAMWYNEQKVEQKKAVYFQSKNTPTMNPFAGSKNDRWNIIKDIEQQNSAVKKKGLHISVNPTLSDLAKLGDIGIRTEINNLMEHLGYGDQPYFVYKHADIERTHFHIVSTRIDRNTGRKIKDNYEKEKVKRFIQSLEQKYELSKQQIPDKTNLKFSAKSSNLKRNLETLFYELNQIESITTKQLYSKSLEIFNVEIRKSGRGHVVFVTDGNGKPVRFPIRLSDFTERPKFFVSAKMEKGIQQPRPVIDRFQLGQLVRDLNRLVERSGTNESSKKQHLKRKRTGKARRF; this comes from the coding sequence ATGGTAATTGTAATCCATCAATCTTCCAGCACACAAAATGCAATGTGGTATAACGAGCAGAAAGTGGAGCAAAAGAAAGCTGTTTATTTTCAGAGTAAAAACACGCCCACCATGAATCCTTTTGCCGGAAGCAAAAATGACCGTTGGAATATTATAAAGGATATTGAACAACAAAACAGCGCAGTTAAAAAGAAAGGTTTGCATATTTCTGTTAACCCAACCCTAAGCGACTTGGCAAAACTGGGAGACATCGGCATCCGCACCGAAATAAATAATTTAATGGAACACCTGGGTTATGGTGACCAACCCTATTTTGTTTACAAACATGCCGATATAGAACGGACACATTTTCATATTGTTTCCACACGCATTGACCGAAATACCGGTAGGAAAATCAAAGACAATTACGAAAAGGAAAAAGTAAAACGGTTTATCCAATCGTTGGAACAGAAATACGAGCTAAGCAAACAGCAAATACCAGATAAAACAAACCTGAAGTTTTCTGCAAAAAGCAGCAACCTAAAACGAAACCTGGAAACATTGTTTTACGAATTAAACCAAATCGAATCCATCACCACCAAACAGCTCTACAGTAAATCGCTTGAAATATTCAATGTTGAAATCCGAAAATCTGGCAGAGGGCATGTTGTTTTTGTTACAGATGGCAATGGAAAACCTGTGAGGTTTCCGATTCGTTTGTCGGATTTTACGGAGAGGCCGAAGTTTTTTGTCTCTGCAAAAATGGAAAAGGGAATACAACAGCCTAGGCCTGTTATTGATAGGTTTCAGTTGGGGCAGTTGGTGAGGGACTTGAATCGGTTGGTGGAGCGGAGTGGGACAAATGAGTCATCTAAAAAACAGCATTTGAAAAGAAAAAGAACGGGCAAGGCAAGGCGATTTTAG
- the mobC gene encoding plasmid mobilization relaxosome protein MobC: protein MRPKLPEHEKRTELVKLLLTKEEKLRLDSLVRTGRFGCRSDYLRFAIFRRSNIKTVLFDQETKELLQKTDWELNRIGVNLNQLSKRINSFTGYNVGDNDRQLLGQAFDRMTQCLAFLQKHLR, encoded by the coding sequence ATGCGACCAAAATTACCGGAACATGAAAAACGAACCGAACTTGTAAAGCTACTTCTTACCAAAGAAGAAAAGCTTCGCCTGGACAGTTTGGTGCGAACCGGAAGATTTGGTTGCCGAAGTGATTATTTACGCTTTGCTATTTTTCGGAGGTCGAATATAAAAACGGTTTTGTTTGACCAGGAAACGAAAGAATTGTTGCAAAAAACGGATTGGGAATTAAATCGGATTGGCGTTAACCTCAACCAACTCTCCAAACGAATAAATTCCTTTACCGGTTATAATGTTGGCGACAACGATAGGCAATTGCTCGGACAGGCTTTCGACAGGATGACCCAATGCCTGGCTTTTCTGCAAAAACACCTTCGTTAA
- a CDS encoding DUF3945 domain-containing protein gives MEQSTRIKKDEIPFEKLEKVGVKKEFVNHMENNELKDFLNGFRSSKLYTINAQINNEQFRIPAKLRLQKQENGVVDVKIHPIQRLHVPDTYMGHTFTKDEKAALLNDKNLGKTIELTSKDGKKDSYYLGIDNKTNELIPLRTKNIKVPEKIKGATLSAEQKQKLAAGKKVYLDKMTGRNGKKFGAALQVDAANRTINFSDFKQEKDLDQKQAKSKGAKQKVG, from the coding sequence ATGGAACAAAGTACACGCATTAAAAAAGATGAAATTCCTTTTGAGAAACTGGAAAAAGTGGGCGTAAAAAAAGAATTTGTGAACCACATGGAAAATAACGAACTGAAAGATTTTTTGAATGGTTTCCGCTCATCGAAACTCTACACCATCAATGCTCAAATCAACAACGAGCAATTTCGGATTCCGGCAAAATTGCGATTGCAAAAACAGGAGAACGGAGTTGTTGATGTGAAAATACATCCCATCCAACGATTGCATGTCCCCGATACTTATATGGGGCATACCTTTACCAAGGATGAAAAAGCAGCATTGCTCAACGACAAAAACCTGGGGAAAACCATTGAGCTGACCAGCAAGGATGGCAAAAAGGACAGTTATTACCTGGGCATCGACAACAAAACCAATGAGTTGATTCCACTCCGGACTAAAAATATCAAAGTGCCGGAAAAGATTAAAGGAGCAACACTATCGGCAGAGCAAAAGCAAAAACTAGCCGCCGGTAAAAAAGTTTATCTGGATAAAATGACCGGACGAAACGGAAAGAAATTTGGAGCAGCTTTACAGGTAGATGCAGCGAATCGTACCATTAATTTTTCTGATTTCAAACAGGAAAAAGATTTAGACCAGAAACAAGCAAAAAGCAAAGGGGCGAAACAAAAGGTGGGATGA
- a CDS encoding YWFCY domain-containing protein: protein MLTESRELQRLHEGFRFFSYLLLFLVLYISQIQFFMEQGLFIQEFAAVVEKIMRIRFLGNPALAKAICLVFLAITCVGTKAVKDRDLKVSKIVIQIVFGSILYWGSLLIFDKEMVYLTLSFFGFVMLNVGFDNISKLINVNLMKDRFNWENESFPQEESLKQNEYSVNLGTKYQYRKKTRSGNINVINPFRGTMVIGTPGSGKSYSVVLPFIKQHLSKGFCMCVYDFKYPDLSKVTYNHFLKAKKKKALPKEARFYVINFDDIRKSYRCNPLAPELMESPIDAFESSRTVLYNLNREWIRKQGEFFSESAVSFFAAVIWFLKKYKDGQFCTLPHAIELLQLDYDELFAILAKEKDVENVINPFVNAHKRGANEQLEGQLGSLKIATSKIISKEIYWICSGNDFSLDINNPQYPKVVCLANNPLRVEMYGAVLSLFITRMLKVINLKDQQKTSLIFDELPTIYFRGLDTLIATARSNLISTLLGLQTIDQLIRDYGKEQANAVLTNIGNVFAGQSVGETAKFIQARMGKVLQERQSLNINRESQSSTFRTEMDFLVPEGKIATLPQGYMVGQVADNFGQQVSQRNFNGLIDVDNMAIEQEEKQYQSIPDIYQFDNIEELLENNRNKICNDISGILRDST from the coding sequence ATGTTAACTGAGTCGAGGGAATTACAACGCTTGCACGAGGGATTTCGATTTTTTAGCTATCTCCTGCTTTTCCTGGTTTTGTACATCAGCCAAATCCAGTTTTTTATGGAGCAAGGCTTGTTCATTCAGGAATTTGCTGCTGTAGTGGAAAAAATCATGCGCATCCGTTTTCTTGGTAATCCTGCACTAGCAAAGGCCATTTGCCTGGTGTTTTTGGCCATAACCTGTGTGGGTACAAAAGCAGTAAAAGACCGTGATTTGAAAGTTTCAAAAATTGTTATCCAGATTGTTTTTGGTTCAATTCTTTACTGGGGAAGTTTGCTGATTTTTGATAAAGAAATGGTTTACCTGACGCTTTCATTTTTTGGCTTTGTTATGCTGAATGTTGGATTTGATAACATCTCTAAACTCATCAATGTGAATCTGATGAAGGACCGCTTTAACTGGGAAAATGAAAGTTTTCCACAGGAAGAAAGCTTAAAACAAAATGAATATTCCGTGAATCTGGGGACTAAATACCAATACAGAAAGAAGACACGCTCAGGAAATATCAATGTAATTAACCCTTTTCGGGGCACGATGGTAATTGGCACACCGGGTTCAGGGAAGTCGTATTCGGTGGTGTTGCCATTTATTAAGCAGCATTTGAGCAAAGGTTTTTGTATGTGCGTTTACGATTTTAAATACCCCGATTTATCAAAGGTTACCTACAACCATTTTCTAAAGGCGAAAAAGAAAAAGGCCTTGCCAAAAGAAGCGCGGTTTTATGTGATTAATTTTGATGATATCCGAAAATCGTACCGTTGTAATCCGCTGGCCCCGGAACTGATGGAAAGTCCCATTGATGCTTTTGAGTCGTCGCGTACGGTGTTGTATAACCTAAACCGGGAATGGATTCGCAAGCAGGGGGAGTTTTTCTCTGAATCAGCAGTTTCGTTTTTTGCAGCCGTTATCTGGTTTTTGAAAAAATACAAGGATGGGCAGTTTTGCACCTTACCACATGCCATTGAACTCCTACAGCTGGATTACGATGAGTTGTTCGCTATCCTCGCCAAAGAAAAGGATGTGGAGAACGTAATCAATCCTTTTGTAAATGCGCATAAACGTGGGGCAAACGAGCAGCTGGAAGGGCAATTGGGGAGCCTTAAAATTGCCACCTCAAAAATCATCAGTAAAGAAATTTACTGGATTTGTTCGGGCAACGATTTTTCCCTGGACATTAATAATCCGCAATACCCCAAAGTGGTTTGTTTGGCGAATAATCCGCTGCGTGTTGAAATGTATGGAGCGGTGCTTTCGCTTTTTATTACCCGGATGCTGAAAGTGATAAACCTGAAAGACCAACAAAAAACCTCGCTAATTTTTGATGAACTGCCAACCATATATTTTCGGGGACTTGATACGCTGATAGCAACTGCACGAAGTAATCTTATATCAACATTGTTGGGTTTGCAGACCATCGACCAATTGATTCGCGATTACGGAAAAGAACAGGCTAATGCCGTGCTTACGAACATCGGGAATGTATTCGCCGGACAATCGGTGGGAGAAACCGCCAAATTTATTCAAGCGCGAATGGGAAAAGTGCTCCAGGAGCGGCAATCCTTAAATATCAACCGGGAATCGCAATCATCCACTTTCAGAACCGAAATGGATTTTTTAGTACCGGAAGGAAAAATTGCCACACTTCCACAGGGATATATGGTGGGACAAGTGGCCGACAACTTTGGTCAGCAGGTCAGCCAACGAAATTTTAACGGACTTATTGATGTGGATAATATGGCCATTGAACAGGAAGAAAAACAATACCAATCCATCCCGGACATTTACCAATTTGACAACATCGAAGAATTACTGGAAAATAACCGTAATAAAATCTGTAACGACATAAGCGGGATTCTGAGAGATTCAACATAG
- the traN gene encoding conjugative transposon protein TraN has product MKYSILLITSIFLFSIASKAQNQISVCETKASHIISPEKVSYLQVGDHSKIVAEVVPEHPNLVRIKAVEEFDSESSLTIVSANKVYSLFVKYADTNQISYQLEDFHSVKTGETGSNILPEYMLRELSHQILRKCTQHIRGCKSKSEGMRFELLNIYLKNDALFFELEITNQTNLGYDVEGFHWWIDDKKQYKATNVQEYLIEPEYQHYKIKYIPAKTTLREVFVLPKLTIPDKRTLRIELLEKALGNTGRKLSLDVKNKDILESQNF; this is encoded by the coding sequence ATGAAATACTCAATCCTATTAATCACATCAATCTTTTTGTTTTCAATAGCAAGTAAGGCACAAAACCAAATATCGGTTTGTGAAACCAAAGCATCGCACATCATCAGTCCTGAAAAAGTAAGTTATTTGCAAGTTGGCGACCACAGTAAAATCGTAGCGGAAGTTGTTCCTGAACATCCCAATTTAGTCAGGATAAAAGCGGTTGAAGAGTTTGATAGTGAATCATCACTAACCATCGTTAGTGCGAATAAAGTCTATTCACTTTTTGTGAAATATGCCGACACCAACCAGATATCTTATCAGCTGGAGGATTTTCATTCGGTAAAAACGGGTGAAACAGGAAGCAACATTCTACCGGAATATATGCTCAGGGAATTGAGTCATCAGATCCTTCGTAAATGTACGCAGCATATCCGAGGGTGTAAATCCAAATCAGAAGGTATGCGCTTTGAATTACTGAATATTTATCTGAAAAACGATGCCCTGTTTTTTGAACTGGAAATTACCAACCAAACTAATTTGGGCTACGATGTGGAAGGCTTTCATTGGTGGATTGATGACAAAAAGCAATATAAAGCTACCAACGTGCAGGAATACCTGATTGAACCTGAGTATCAACATTACAAGATTAAATACATTCCTGCAAAAACAACACTTCGTGAAGTTTTTGTACTTCCAAAACTTACCATTCCCGATAAACGAACCCTGCGCATCGAGTTGCTTGAAAAAGCCCTTGGGAATACCGGAAGGAAACTGAGTTTGGATGTGAAAAACAAAGACATACTGGAATCCCAAAACTTCTAA
- the traM gene encoding conjugative transposon protein TraM, which produces MKTYLKKNKALFFLPVVLIPFVILIFYVLGGGEDAQKAEESLRTENAEGANYILPEADKSIEIFDKLEAYQRQEMNSEVRTQSTWERDSSNVLNPNSEDSTAIELSLLAQQNQHVPDNLLAHIKQKEKELRKELDEPQQNTEIRKEVKRNTGYKSGPKVNSYNPNPIIQTTGIEELDKVFDENIELNRQNDSLKFYLEQNQKRLAEIEQKQNSSFSLHKKQASGFSGNEENSLLIKAEVYETTTVLDGNRVKLRLLEDTWVNKKKIPRNSFIYGICKIKNERLHIQITQLPVGPNFLPVNLAIHDLDGMPGLYVPDNATRKVTQEVGSSANSSSLFGVTNNPLTYAGIRAADRTAQTILKRTRLKKVTVKKNTLVYIINQKQ; this is translated from the coding sequence ATGAAGACGTACCTGAAAAAGAATAAAGCATTGTTTTTTCTGCCTGTGGTGTTGATACCCTTTGTCATCCTGATATTTTATGTCTTGGGAGGTGGAGAGGATGCACAAAAAGCGGAAGAATCTTTAAGGACTGAAAACGCAGAAGGTGCAAATTACATTCTTCCTGAAGCCGATAAATCCATTGAGATATTTGATAAACTGGAAGCTTACCAAAGGCAGGAAATGAACTCAGAAGTTCGAACTCAAAGTACATGGGAAAGAGATTCAAGTAATGTTTTAAATCCCAACTCTGAAGACTCAACCGCCATTGAGCTATCCCTGCTGGCGCAACAGAATCAACATGTTCCGGACAATCTTTTGGCACATATCAAACAAAAAGAGAAAGAGCTTCGGAAAGAGTTAGACGAGCCACAGCAAAATACAGAAATCAGAAAGGAAGTTAAACGAAACACAGGGTACAAATCAGGGCCGAAAGTGAATTCATACAATCCAAACCCTATAATTCAAACCACAGGTATTGAAGAATTGGACAAAGTTTTTGATGAGAACATTGAACTGAACCGTCAAAACGATTCGCTAAAATTTTACCTGGAACAAAATCAAAAACGATTGGCGGAAATTGAGCAAAAACAAAATAGCAGCTTCTCGCTGCACAAGAAACAGGCTTCAGGTTTTAGCGGTAACGAAGAAAACAGTTTACTGATTAAAGCCGAGGTTTATGAGACCACCACCGTTCTGGATGGCAACCGGGTAAAACTTCGTTTACTGGAAGATACCTGGGTAAATAAAAAGAAAATTCCCCGGAACAGCTTTATTTATGGCATTTGCAAAATCAAAAATGAGCGCTTGCATATTCAAATAACGCAGCTACCGGTTGGACCCAACTTTCTTCCTGTTAACCTTGCCATCCACGATTTGGATGGAATGCCGGGACTGTATGTTCCTGACAATGCCACCCGAAAAGTAACACAGGAAGTGGGCAGCAGTGCCAATTCATCATCTCTTTTTGGCGTAACAAATAATCCGCTGACTTATGCCGGAATCCGTGCCGCCGACCGCACTGCACAAACCATCTTAAAAAGGACACGGCTTAAAAAAGTTACGGTCAAGAAAAACACACTCGTTTACATCATCAATCAAAAACAATAA
- the traK gene encoding conjugative transposon protein TraK: MKKIFDIQRKFRFTVYVLLIVSLVTIGVSSYIFVLSVKMVELSKQKIYVLDNGKSLLVALREDISENRDAEARDHVKRFHELFFTLEPDKYYIENNVREALYLADRSAMEQYRDFKENNLYNQVIASDISMTLQTDSITLDFSSYPYRFSFIGKQKIVRKSNITIRNLKTSGFLRNISRTDNNPHGFLMEDWRIVENKDLETIKRKSF; this comes from the coding sequence ATGAAAAAGATATTTGATATACAAAGAAAGTTCCGCTTTACGGTTTATGTACTTCTAATTGTCAGTTTGGTGACAATTGGAGTTAGCAGCTACATTTTCGTGTTATCCGTAAAAATGGTGGAGCTTTCTAAACAAAAAATTTATGTACTGGACAATGGAAAATCACTCTTAGTTGCACTACGTGAAGACATCTCCGAAAACCGGGATGCTGAAGCACGCGACCATGTAAAACGATTTCACGAGTTGTTTTTTACGCTTGAACCTGATAAATATTACATCGAGAATAATGTTCGGGAAGCCCTTTATCTGGCCGATCGATCAGCGATGGAACAGTACCGGGACTTTAAAGAAAACAATTTGTACAACCAGGTGATAGCTTCCGATATTAGCATGACCTTACAAACGGATTCCATTACGCTTGATTTTTCGAGCTATCCATACCGCTTTTCCTTCATTGGAAAGCAAAAGATTGTCCGCAAATCCAACATCACTATCCGAAACCTGAAAACTTCTGGATTCCTTAGAAATATCTCAAGAACAGACAATAATCCGCACGGTTTTTTAATGGAAGACTGGCGCATTGTGGAGAACAAGGATCTGGAAACCATCAAACGAAAATCATTCTAA
- a CDS encoding TraG family conjugative transposon ATPase, which translates to MKVKPINKSLPILGFKGDVVVSNNLDMGFGLKLQLPEMLSCSTENLYMLHDTFQRAINLLPENTLLHKQDFFFVEHFDARKQTGKQKNKSSLNRNYRQHFDGRAFLKHECYLYISLLNVGLLKNYLSSSLIFSRKQKKQEAQINDKLMELRSNLVSIFQQAIINSSVVTRQEAIGDKNSTGLIERYLTLNFQKGQPLLGGIDFRDRLRVMDRFVEILSLSDFSHLPSELKPTSGHPQTGLPVSFVYPVSYNLPFSHITNQFIYVPGQQEVKASLESSYKKIYSLSKFSSENKINAGLIENFLDTVQTTGEKIVKTHFNVTLFDASIQKLKKNKSETASAFSLMNCFPYQHTFDLPLLFFANVPFSTQLPETELFITQVPQACCLTNFEGEVKNSASKFVINLSNRQEGCPVNIDLSDEPMKKHLIHNRNKIIIGGSGSGKSFFTNHLLRQYAESGNCHIVLLDVGRSYEILTRYLNERLKEKGGARLIEFSEKNPISFNPFVVDGTPDLERRQTILSVIYTIYKEHLTEMEKDVIAFSVNRYYETKRKQKRCFDDYYAFCKEVIPRLAEEESIEFNSNEFFFILSKYYKGGEYEYLLNKPMKTDEFFSCPFLVFELDAIKDHPVIFPVATLIIMDIFMQKMRKLKGTRKVICLEEAWKAIANPQMADYLKYFFKTIRKFFGEAMVVTQEVDDVISSPIIRDAIINNADTRILLDMNKFKNKFDEISRFLGLNEFQKEQILSINKNLPSDRKFKEVFISLGEYSRVFALEVSKPEYYCYTTEQKEKEEILERLKEKESIMEVLDSM; encoded by the coding sequence ATGAAAGTAAAACCCATAAATAAAAGTTTACCGATCCTTGGTTTTAAGGGCGATGTAGTTGTGTCCAATAACCTGGATATGGGTTTCGGCTTAAAACTGCAACTCCCGGAGATGCTATCGTGCAGTACAGAAAATTTGTATATGCTCCACGATACTTTTCAACGGGCAATCAATTTGTTGCCAGAAAATACCTTGCTACACAAACAGGATTTCTTTTTTGTGGAGCATTTTGATGCACGAAAACAAACCGGTAAGCAAAAGAACAAGTCCAGTTTGAATAGAAACTATAGGCAGCATTTTGATGGAAGGGCATTTTTGAAACATGAATGTTATCTCTACATCAGTTTGCTAAATGTTGGTCTGCTGAAAAACTACCTGAGTTCATCCCTAATCTTTTCCCGTAAACAAAAAAAGCAGGAAGCGCAAATCAATGATAAACTCATGGAACTGCGTTCCAATCTGGTTTCCATTTTTCAGCAAGCCATAATAAACAGCAGTGTTGTAACTCGGCAGGAAGCCATCGGCGATAAAAATTCAACGGGATTAATTGAACGCTATTTGACTTTAAACTTTCAAAAAGGCCAGCCATTATTGGGAGGAATAGATTTCAGGGACCGGTTACGGGTGATGGACCGCTTCGTGGAAATTCTTAGTTTAAGCGACTTTTCGCATTTACCTTCGGAGCTTAAACCCACAAGCGGCCATCCCCAAACCGGTTTGCCGGTATCGTTTGTTTATCCGGTTAGCTATAACCTGCCGTTTTCGCACATTACCAATCAGTTTATTTATGTGCCCGGGCAGCAGGAAGTAAAAGCAAGCCTGGAAAGCAGCTACAAAAAGATTTACAGCCTCTCCAAATTTTCATCGGAGAATAAGATCAATGCCGGGCTAATTGAAAATTTTCTGGATACGGTGCAAACGACCGGAGAGAAGATTGTGAAAACACATTTTAATGTCACTCTGTTTGATGCATCCATTCAGAAACTTAAAAAGAACAAAAGTGAAACAGCATCGGCATTTTCCCTGATGAACTGTTTCCCTTACCAACATACTTTTGATTTGCCGCTACTGTTTTTTGCAAATGTTCCGTTTTCAACTCAGCTACCCGAAACAGAGCTGTTTATCACACAAGTTCCACAAGCTTGCTGCCTGACCAACTTTGAAGGAGAAGTCAAGAACTCAGCTTCAAAGTTTGTGATCAATCTTTCCAACCGTCAGGAGGGCTGTCCGGTAAATATTGATTTGTCGGATGAACCCATGAAAAAACACTTGATCCATAATCGAAATAAAATTATCATTGGTGGTTCCGGTTCCGGGAAATCGTTTTTTACCAACCATCTGTTACGACAATATGCCGAAAGCGGAAACTGCCACATCGTATTGCTGGATGTCGGCAGGAGCTATGAAATTCTGACGCGTTACCTAAATGAAAGGCTAAAAGAAAAGGGTGGGGCAAGACTCATTGAGTTTTCGGAAAAGAACCCCATTTCGTTTAATCCTTTTGTGGTGGATGGAACACCTGATTTGGAACGGCGACAAACCATTCTGTCGGTAATTTACACCATTTACAAAGAACACCTTACCGAAATGGAAAAGGATGTAATCGCTTTTTCGGTAAATCGCTATTATGAGACTAAACGCAAGCAGAAACGCTGCTTTGACGATTACTACGCGTTTTGCAAAGAAGTTATTCCTCGGTTGGCAGAGGAAGAATCCATCGAGTTCAACAGCAACGAGTTTTTCTTTATCCTGAGCAAATATTACAAGGGTGGGGAATACGAGTATTTGCTGAACAAACCCATGAAAACCGATGAGTTTTTTAGCTGTCCTTTCCTTGTTTTTGAACTGGATGCCATTAAAGACCATCCGGTTATTTTTCCGGTTGCAACGCTGATAATCATGGACATTTTTATGCAAAAAATGCGCAAGCTGAAAGGCACCCGAAAGGTTATCTGTTTGGAAGAAGCCTGGAAGGCCATTGCCAACCCACAAATGGCAGATTACCTGAAGTATTTCTTCAAAACTATCCGAAAGTTTTTTGGAGAAGCCATGGTGGTAACGCAGGAGGTAGACGATGTGATATCTTCTCCCATTATTCGCGATGCCATCATCAATAATGCCGATACCCGGATTTTGCTGGACATGAACAAGTTCAAGAATAAGTTCGATGAAATCAGCCGTTTTTTGGGTCTGAATGAATTCCAAAAAGAACAAATTCTTTCCATCAACAAAAACCTTCCATCCGACCGAAAATTTAAGGAGGTCTTTATTTCTCTGGGGGAATACTCGCGTGTATTTGCCCTGGAAGTCAGCAAACCTGAATACTACTGCTACACCACCGAACAAAAGGAGAAGGAAGAAATTCTGGAACGACTGAAAGAAAAAGAATCTATTATGGAAGTACTCGATTCTATGTAG
- a CDS encoding DUF4133 domain-containing protein, whose product MKTYIIQKIDTNLYIKGFSGPLVFSALYGIIAALLLFVVLYISVGTFISVVVCVPAFFAYLYRLNQIQKEYGHAGWSKKRIARQLPEFITIKKRICQSQ is encoded by the coding sequence ATGAAAACTTACATCATCCAAAAAATAGATACCAACCTTTACATCAAAGGTTTTTCAGGACCGCTGGTATTTTCTGCCCTCTATGGTATCATTGCCGCGCTTCTTTTGTTTGTCGTGTTGTACATCTCAGTTGGGACTTTCATTTCAGTAGTGGTTTGTGTCCCGGCTTTCTTTGCTTACCTGTACCGTTTAAATCAAATTCAGAAAGAATACGGACATGCAGGTTGGAGCAAAAAACGCATCGCCAGACAACTACCGGAATTTATTACCATCAAAAAACGCATTTGTCAATCCCAGTAA
- a CDS encoding DUF4134 domain-containing protein — protein MKKKFQSVYQRSLAFVALFILTVYNSLAQSSAGIDQATSEVNSYVDPVANLIIAIGAVVGLIGGVRVYIKWQSGDQDTQKAIMGWFGACLFLILVGVVIRSFFS, from the coding sequence ATGAAGAAAAAATTTCAAAGCGTTTATCAAAGAAGTCTGGCTTTTGTAGCCTTATTTATTTTGACAGTGTACAACAGCCTGGCACAAAGTTCTGCCGGAATTGACCAGGCAACAAGCGAGGTTAATTCCTATGTTGACCCGGTTGCCAACTTGATTATTGCCATTGGTGCAGTGGTTGGTTTAATCGGTGGGGTGCGAGTGTACATCAAATGGCAAAGTGGCGATCAGGACACCCAAAAAGCAATCATGGGCTGGTTTGGTGCCTGTCTTTTCTTAATCCTAGTTGGAGTGGTAATCCGTTCATTTTTCTCTTAA
- a CDS encoding ATPase, with product MEEKKNLTGQTLFTSTSTRTTPNPYEEIAEIRDRMYMFNFTTCQEWIELQGKKKFGEHFRLCPDDYGLIYSLVVYAIEDKKETEKRKLDLKKGILLTGPIGCGKSSLLALVKYFFRPGKQYQLKSTRDISFEFEKEGFKVINRYSKSPLNLSYSNPVPNIFCFDDLGVEQNQKHFGNECNVMAEILLSRYDLFISKGIPTHLTTNLSATEIEERYGNRVRSRMREMFNLVAFDKNARDKRS from the coding sequence ATGGAAGAGAAAAAAAATCTAACCGGACAAACCCTCTTCACGTCAACGTCGACAAGGACTACTCCGAACCCCTATGAGGAAATTGCTGAAATCAGGGATAGGATGTACATGTTCAACTTTACAACTTGCCAGGAGTGGATAGAATTACAAGGTAAAAAGAAATTTGGTGAACATTTCAGGCTTTGTCCCGATGATTATGGCTTGATTTACAGCCTGGTTGTTTATGCCATTGAAGACAAAAAAGAAACAGAAAAACGTAAACTGGATTTGAAAAAAGGTATACTCTTAACGGGACCAATCGGATGCGGTAAAAGTTCGTTGCTGGCCCTGGTGAAATATTTCTTTCGACCGGGCAAACAGTACCAACTTAAATCCACACGTGACATTAGCTTTGAATTTGAAAAAGAGGGTTTTAAAGTGATTAATCGTTACAGTAAAAGTCCATTAAATTTGAGCTACTCAAATCCGGTTCCAAATATTTTTTGTTTCGATGATTTAGGTGTCGAACAAAACCAAAAGCACTTCGGTAACGAATGCAATGTTATGGCAGAAATCCTGCTTAGTCGCTACGATTTATTTATTTCAAAAGGAATTCCAACTCATCTAACCACCAACCTTTCCGCCACCGAAATTGAAGAAAGATATGGTAACCGTGTCCGCAGTCGGATGCGGGAGATGTTTAATTTGGTGGCGTTTGATAAGAATGCCAGGGATAAACGAAGTTGA
- a CDS encoding helix-turn-helix domain-containing protein: MPTEIVTTDDLREFKNDLLKEFKQLLAVHHGQPSKKWLKSFEVRKLLGISPGTLQNLRINGTLPFTKIGGVIFYDSEDINKMMKENLVHNRIDFRRRG, translated from the coding sequence ATGCCAACAGAAATTGTAACCACCGATGACTTACGTGAATTCAAAAACGATTTACTCAAAGAATTCAAACAACTGCTAGCTGTCCATCACGGACAACCTTCGAAAAAGTGGTTAAAATCTTTTGAAGTACGAAAACTCCTTGGAATTTCTCCCGGAACACTCCAAAACCTACGTATTAATGGAACTTTACCATTCACTAAAATTGGTGGGGTAATCTTTTATGACAGCGAAGACATCAACAAAATGATGAAAGAAAACCTGGTGCACAACCGTATTGATTTCCGACGCAGGGGATGA